A window of Castanea sativa cultivar Marrone di Chiusa Pesio chromosome 1, ASM4071231v1 contains these coding sequences:
- the LOC142621673 gene encoding J domain-containing protein required for chloroplast accumulation response 1 isoform X2: METFSQRGSVLLGYSPERTFTNSNSSPNKNSDLDFNDVFGGPPRRSSTQEKRYNFNEAKDTYGRSGEDESYSCRISWPCHGEKPVFGEENLNRRRYPSEDFFNDIFRGDESLTSTPRKRDNDVFSSAPGSRVLSPARPLPPKAEPFGSSSLPTEFSLPAKLTKGMDLPVYGSAPLSPSKCNDGASNGISFSSFFGSNLSRFSSQSTQSQEELKNGIQSSYRQSLLSQEIILNSEESSNLIKSDKKDTQGDMKKDSKISEAPTDSSQFHFSIYKWACKGVPLMIPFRGGSSSRLKEPVKMKRSLSLNGRIEIESRVRESPLKSYKMERKKEENDSVLDTSAQDGVEPCQNVAEPILLTSELETLSSLHSVAEDVSGDTMMRDLREEIKHQSLSKIELGDNDVKEITMLTKEVHKPELKPLRSLLFDNDYEQGNERITQRGEGKESTIKSAKNPLALVDRSKNVKKQDGKRTTLNDVEVDKASLQDSPVYPGGNLGRNRVKGKVKEFVKMFNQEAPSKPNDNIDSRSQSSRWKKKGSYGARNEVSVSSTKTGLEEKIPRAHVNNTVPEASIMADEHLKESKREHSSIKTTNNIFSDASSELKYNSSASTASISKGSMATVEGTDDSFPGNFLVKELTQGENELPQSDNNHKEIQVIDAKIRQWSNGKKGNIRSLLSNLQYVLWPESGWKPVPLVDIIEGTSVKRAYQKALLCLHPDKLQQKGAASHQKYIAEKVFEILQEAWTHFNSLG; this comes from the exons ATGGAGACATTTTCACAAAGAGggagtgttcttttggggtatAGTCCTGAAAGAACATTCACAAACTCCAACTCTTCACCCAACAAAAACTCGGACTTAGACTTTAATGATGTATTTGGCGGGCCACCAAGGCGGTCATCAACACAAGAGAAGCGGTATAATTTCAATGAAGCTAAGGATACCTATGGACGTAGTGGGGAAGATGAATCATATTCATGTCGTATTTCATGGCCTTGTCATGGTGAGAAGCCGGTGTTTGGGGAGGAAAATTTGAACAGAAGGCGATACCCGAGTGAGGATTTCTTCAATGACATTTTTCGAGGTGATGAATCTTTGACTTCTACTCCAAGGAAGCGTGACAATGATGTTTTTTCTTCAGCCCCAGGTTCGCGGGTTTTGAGTCCTGCTCGACCCCTGCCACCCAAAGCTGAGCCCTTTGGGAGTTCATCACTCCCTACCGAATTCAG CCTTCCTGCCAAATTGACCAAAGGGATGGACTTGCCGGTGTATGGTTCCGCTCCTCTTAGTCCATCTAAATGCAACGATGGTGCATCCAATGGAATtagcttttcttctttttttggttcgAATCTTTCTAGATTTTCAAGCCAATCAACCCAAAGCcaagaagaattaaaaaatggtATTCAATCATCTTATCGCCAAAGCCTTTTATCCCAGGAGATCATTCTTAACAGTGAGGAGTCATCAAATTTGATTAAATCTGATAAAAAAGACACACAAGGCGATATGAAAAAGGATTCAAAAATCTCTGAAGCTCCAACCGACAGCAGTCAATTCCATTTCTCAATATACAAATGGGCTTGCAAAGGAGTGCCATTGATGATTCCTTTTAGAGGAGGGAGTAGTTCAAGATTAAAAGAACCTGTGAAAATGAAAAGATCCCTAAGCTTGAATGGACGGATAGAAATTGAGAGTAGGGTGAGGGAATCACCTTTAAAGTCCTATAAGATGGAACgcaaaaaagaggaaaatgacTCAGTTCTTGATACAAGCGCTCAAGATGGAGTAGAGCCGTGCCAAAATGTTGCAGAACCAATTCTTCTTACATCTGAATTAGAAACCCTGAGCAGCCTTCATAGTGTTGCTGAAGATGTTAGTGGTGATACCATGATGCGTGAtttaagagaagaaataaaacATCAATCTCTGTCCAAGATAGAGTTGGGTGACAATGATGTGAAAGAAATTACTATGCTTACAAAAGAAGTTCACAAGCCTGAGTTGAAACCCCTACGTTCTCTACTCTTTGATAACGATTATGAACAAG GCAATGAACGAATCACTCAAAGAGGAGAAGGTAAGGAAAGCACAATTAAAAGTGCAAAAAATCCCTTGGCACTTGTTGATAGAAGTAAAAATGTAAAGAAGCAAGATGGAAAAAGAACTACTCTGAATGATGTAGAAGTGGATAAAGCTAGTTTGCAAGATTCACCCGTTTACCCAGGTGGAAATCTTGGGAGGAATAGAGTTAAGGGAAAGGTCAaagaatttgttaaaatgttCAACCAAGAAGCTCCTTCAAAACCCAATGACAATATAGACTCTCGAAGTCAGAGCTCTAGATGGAAGAAGAAAGGCTCTTACGGTGCAAGGAATGAAGTAAGTGTTAGCAGTACCAAAACTGGATTAGAAGAGAAAATTCCCAGGGCCCATGTGAACAACACAGTCCCAGAAGCTTCTATCAtg GCAGATGAACATCTGAAAGAATCAAAGAGAGAACATTCTTCCATAAAAACCACCAATAATATATTTAGTGATGCTTCATCGGAACTAAAGTATAACTCATCAGCAAGTACCG CATCAATTTCTAAAGGCTCAATGGCTACAGTTGAAGGCACAGACGATTCCTTCCCAGGGAACTTTCTC GTAAAGGAATTAACCCAAGGCGAGAATGAACTGCCACAAAGTGACAATAATCACAAAGAAATCCAA GTTATTGATGCTAAAATACGACAGTGGTCCAATGGAAAGAAAGGAAATATACGCTCATTACTATCAAATTTACAATAT GTTCTTTGGCCCGAAAGTGGGTGGAAGCCCGTACCTCTTGTTGATATAATTGAAGGAACTTCGGTCAAAAGAGCATATCAAAAAGCTTTACTCTGTCTACATCCAGATAAGCTACAGCAGAAGGGTGCTGCTTCGCATCAAAAATACATTGCAGAAAAAGTTTTCGAGATTTTGCAG GAGGCATGGACTCATTTCAACTCACTTGGTTAA
- the LOC142621673 gene encoding J domain-containing protein required for chloroplast accumulation response 1 isoform X1 → METFSQRGSVLLGYSPERTFTNSNSSPNKNSDLDFNDVFGGPPRRSSTQEKRYNFNEAKDTYGRSGEDESYSCRISWPCHGEKPVFGEENLNRRRYPSEDFFNDIFRGDESLTSTPRKRDNDVFSSAPGSRVLSPARPLPPKAEPFGSSSLPTEFSLPAKLTKGMDLPVYGSAPLSPSKCNDGASNGISFSSFFGSNLSRFSSQSTQSQEELKNGIQSSYRQSLLSQEIILNSEESSNLIKSDKKDTQGDMKKDSKISEAPTDSSQFHFSIYKWACKGVPLMIPFRGGSSSRLKEPVKMKRSLSLNGRIEIESRVRESPLKSYKMERKKEENDSVLDTSAQDGVEPCQNVAEPILLTSELETLSSLHSVAEDVSGDTMMRDLREEIKHQSLSKIELGDNDVKEITMLTKEVHKPELKPLRSLLFDNDYEQGNERITQRGEGKESTIKSAKNPLALVDRSKNVKKQDGKRTTLNDVEVDKASLQDSPVYPGGNLGRNRVKGKVKEFVKMFNQEAPSKPNDNIDSRSQSSRWKKKGSYGARNEVSVSSTKTGLEEKIPRAHVNNTVPEASIMADEHLKESKREHSSIKTTNNIFSDASSELKYNSSASTASISKGSMATVEGTDDSFPGNFLVKELTQGENELPQSDNNHKEIQVIDAKIRQWSNGKKGNIRSLLSNLQYVLWPESGWKPVPLVDIIEGTSVKRAYQKALLCLHPDKLQQKGAASHQKYIAEKVFEILQNCQLKIYFCPSYSPDP, encoded by the exons ATGGAGACATTTTCACAAAGAGggagtgttcttttggggtatAGTCCTGAAAGAACATTCACAAACTCCAACTCTTCACCCAACAAAAACTCGGACTTAGACTTTAATGATGTATTTGGCGGGCCACCAAGGCGGTCATCAACACAAGAGAAGCGGTATAATTTCAATGAAGCTAAGGATACCTATGGACGTAGTGGGGAAGATGAATCATATTCATGTCGTATTTCATGGCCTTGTCATGGTGAGAAGCCGGTGTTTGGGGAGGAAAATTTGAACAGAAGGCGATACCCGAGTGAGGATTTCTTCAATGACATTTTTCGAGGTGATGAATCTTTGACTTCTACTCCAAGGAAGCGTGACAATGATGTTTTTTCTTCAGCCCCAGGTTCGCGGGTTTTGAGTCCTGCTCGACCCCTGCCACCCAAAGCTGAGCCCTTTGGGAGTTCATCACTCCCTACCGAATTCAG CCTTCCTGCCAAATTGACCAAAGGGATGGACTTGCCGGTGTATGGTTCCGCTCCTCTTAGTCCATCTAAATGCAACGATGGTGCATCCAATGGAATtagcttttcttctttttttggttcgAATCTTTCTAGATTTTCAAGCCAATCAACCCAAAGCcaagaagaattaaaaaatggtATTCAATCATCTTATCGCCAAAGCCTTTTATCCCAGGAGATCATTCTTAACAGTGAGGAGTCATCAAATTTGATTAAATCTGATAAAAAAGACACACAAGGCGATATGAAAAAGGATTCAAAAATCTCTGAAGCTCCAACCGACAGCAGTCAATTCCATTTCTCAATATACAAATGGGCTTGCAAAGGAGTGCCATTGATGATTCCTTTTAGAGGAGGGAGTAGTTCAAGATTAAAAGAACCTGTGAAAATGAAAAGATCCCTAAGCTTGAATGGACGGATAGAAATTGAGAGTAGGGTGAGGGAATCACCTTTAAAGTCCTATAAGATGGAACgcaaaaaagaggaaaatgacTCAGTTCTTGATACAAGCGCTCAAGATGGAGTAGAGCCGTGCCAAAATGTTGCAGAACCAATTCTTCTTACATCTGAATTAGAAACCCTGAGCAGCCTTCATAGTGTTGCTGAAGATGTTAGTGGTGATACCATGATGCGTGAtttaagagaagaaataaaacATCAATCTCTGTCCAAGATAGAGTTGGGTGACAATGATGTGAAAGAAATTACTATGCTTACAAAAGAAGTTCACAAGCCTGAGTTGAAACCCCTACGTTCTCTACTCTTTGATAACGATTATGAACAAG GCAATGAACGAATCACTCAAAGAGGAGAAGGTAAGGAAAGCACAATTAAAAGTGCAAAAAATCCCTTGGCACTTGTTGATAGAAGTAAAAATGTAAAGAAGCAAGATGGAAAAAGAACTACTCTGAATGATGTAGAAGTGGATAAAGCTAGTTTGCAAGATTCACCCGTTTACCCAGGTGGAAATCTTGGGAGGAATAGAGTTAAGGGAAAGGTCAaagaatttgttaaaatgttCAACCAAGAAGCTCCTTCAAAACCCAATGACAATATAGACTCTCGAAGTCAGAGCTCTAGATGGAAGAAGAAAGGCTCTTACGGTGCAAGGAATGAAGTAAGTGTTAGCAGTACCAAAACTGGATTAGAAGAGAAAATTCCCAGGGCCCATGTGAACAACACAGTCCCAGAAGCTTCTATCAtg GCAGATGAACATCTGAAAGAATCAAAGAGAGAACATTCTTCCATAAAAACCACCAATAATATATTTAGTGATGCTTCATCGGAACTAAAGTATAACTCATCAGCAAGTACCG CATCAATTTCTAAAGGCTCAATGGCTACAGTTGAAGGCACAGACGATTCCTTCCCAGGGAACTTTCTC GTAAAGGAATTAACCCAAGGCGAGAATGAACTGCCACAAAGTGACAATAATCACAAAGAAATCCAA GTTATTGATGCTAAAATACGACAGTGGTCCAATGGAAAGAAAGGAAATATACGCTCATTACTATCAAATTTACAATAT GTTCTTTGGCCCGAAAGTGGGTGGAAGCCCGTACCTCTTGTTGATATAATTGAAGGAACTTCGGTCAAAAGAGCATATCAAAAAGCTTTACTCTGTCTACATCCAGATAAGCTACAGCAGAAGGGTGCTGCTTCGCATCAAAAATACATTGCAGAAAAAGTTTTCGAGATTTTGCAG AACTGCCAATTGAAAATCTACTTCTGCCCATCTTACTCACCGGACccttaa